In Gimesia panareensis, the genomic window ATCCACATCCCAATAAAGACTTACAACAACCCAGCATCTCCTCGCCCTTATATCCACCCCTTACACAATCTTGCTCACCAGGTGTCCAAGAGGATTATTTTCAACTTTCTGTTGGCGAGGGGCGGGATCTGGTCAGATTTTTCATCCAGATTCATTGACCAACTCAAAAGAATTTTAATGACAAGACGCCGAATGTTTCAAAACACACGCTGTTCCGTTCAACATCAAAAAATCTTTTGAGAGGTAAAAAATGATCGCGACTGATGCCTTCGATAATTACTGGAGTGAGATACGTCTCAGTGAAGATTATCTCAAAACCTACGGACATAATGAATGCTTTGACTATGAAGATAGATCACACTCGAGCCTAGTATACGCAAACCGTGAGGTCCAGAAACACTTGAAAAGCGTTAGCCAACTCCGAATGTTCGATGGCCCCGGAGAAAATGAGAGGTTTAGTGCCCAGAATTTTCATGAAGCCCTGATCGACGTTTTAAATCCACCAGAACGATGGTTTCGACAGTTCTGGGTGCTGAATTCACCTGAGTACCTTGCTCTTAAATCCGGAGCCAAGAATGATGAAGACCTAGTACTTCATGAACTCAATTCAAAAACAGCAAAGCCCCATTCCGATCCAGAAGTTAAAAAAAAGCGGTCAGCTCCCGCAGGTAAAGAACGCTTCGGCCAAAATACGATGCTATTACTTCATTTCCTTCTCAGTCACCACGGATGTAATTCTGACAATCCCAACAATTCGTATTTGAGTCAATCACAGATTACTAAGAAGATAAATGAGGAAGGTATAAAGATCTCACAGCCGACAGTCTCGCGATCGTTGGATTCGTTGATGAGGGAGGCACCGTCATTTGGTAGGCTCAATGGGGCAAAGAAATACAAACTGCTTTGCGAGCAAAATGAGATATGCGGAGTCTTAAGTGGTCTCCAAGTGAAATCAAATCAATATCTGGACAGAGAACTTCCAGTACTGCTAGGGATATCTGATGAAAACATCGATCTCCTTCATGAGAAAGGTTATTGAAGAGACAAATAACAATACATTCACCTGAATAATGTGAATTGAATAAGCTGAATAGGAATCTGATGTTGCAAGCCCTTACAAGGCTAATGAATAAGTCATATCGAGTGAATCCTTCGGGTATATGTGAATAGGCAGAGCTAGTCAGTGGAAGCTTTATTTCACTGACCCGAAAGGATCACTCATGACGACAACAACAGACGTTGCCCAAGGGGTTATTAACCCTCACGAACTCTACACTCTTCGAGCATTCAAGAGACGACTCGGAATCTCAGATTCCACTCTCCGTGCAGCCCGAAGGGCGGGACTAAAAGTCTCCTACCTGCATAAGCAAGGTTTCATTCTTGGCAGCGACTGGATTGAGTATGTGCTCTCATCCAGCCGCAGTTCGTCCGTTGAACACACGTTTGTGACAGAGTGATCGCACGATAGATCACTCTGCACAGGCCTCAACGGAGAAATACCATGGCGAAGAAGAAACAATCAAAGTCAGAAAAAAAAATAATTCCGAAAGTTCGCATCGCACAACCATCGGGACGCCCTTTCCAGATCAGGTACACCTGCCCCAATGAAAAGCGTGAGATCCGGATTTCAGTCGGCAGTCGAGACATCGAAGATGCTGAGCAGATGAAAGCCGAGATTGAAGCGAGATTTTTATTGGGACTCGACCCACAAGAGAAGAAAGACAAAGTCTTCGGCCCCGAGATGGCCTGGGATGACTTTCGGGAAGAATATCGCGTACTGCATCTTTCAGCACTGCGTGACAGAACTGCTGAAGATGTAGAGAGTCGGTTGGATATAGCAGAGCGAATCGTAAAGCCCAAGACTCTTGGAGACATGGCAAAATCAGCCACATTACAAAAACTGAAGTCACGTCTCCTGGCGGGGGAACAGGGAGTACGAGGGAAACCACGTTCTCCACACACTGTGCGAGGATATCTGAGGAGTATCTTAGCTGCTCTCAATTGGGCTTACGACCAGGACTGGTTGGAGACACGTCCCAAACTACCACGCATCAAGACATCCAAGAACCCGATGAAGGGCCGTCCGATCTCTGCAGCAGAATTCAAAAAGATGCTTGAATCAGCTTCAGAGATCGTTGGGAAGGAAGCAGCTCCCTCCTGGAAATATGTCCTTCAAGGTCTTTGGGAATCCGCCCTCCGGATTGATGAATTGATGCACCTCTCTTGGGACTTACCCGGAACGATCCGTCCTGTATGGCAACCAGGAAAGCACCCTGTTCCGGAAATTCCAGCAGCAATGCAGAAGAACGACACATTCCAGACGATCCCTCTTCTGCCTGGATTTGAAAAACTTATCCTGGAGACTCCTGAGACAGATCGCAACGGGTGGATTTTCAATCCCCTCTCTCTTCAACTGAAGCTCGGCAGAAAAGTCCGCCACGAACGCCCTGACTCGGACTGGGTTGGAAAAGTGATCAGTCGGATTGGGAAAGAAGCAAAAATCATAGTTGAACAGGGAGATGAGAAGACGGGTCGCTCCATCAAATTTGCATCTGCTCATGATCTGAGGCGGTCTTGTGGGGAACGATTAAGAAACGCAGGCGTTCCTCCATTGGTAATCATCCGGATCATGAGACATTCATCATGGGAAACGACACAAAAGCACTACGCTCCTGGCGATGTTCAACAAGCAGCAGAATCCTTGCACCAAATCTTGGTACAGGAAGAATCAAAAGAGCAGCAGTCAGATACTGAAACTTCATCATGAGCTGGGCGGTTCAGGTGGTATGATGGCTCGCAAAGGAAGAACTTGATCATGCAAGGACTCCATTTCAACTCTGATGAGCCCCTGAGATCTCCGGAGAGCAGCTTCTTCCATTGAAATCCATTCCCCCGTTTCAGCTTCATGCGGATTCTGGTACTCCCACTCATCTACAATCTGATGGAGCTTGGGACGTGGAATCTCACGCAGTGCAGCCCGGCACTCGGCAGTCATTTCCTGGTCATCTGAATTACGGAGTACTGCAAGTAATTCTTCGTGGCTCCAAGGTTGATCAATCAAAGCTAACGCCGAAGCCGCTATGATCCGGTTGTTAGGAACCGTCGAACACAACGCTCTGCGGAACAGTCCTAACGACTCTTCAGGAAAGTGTTTCAAAGCAAGAATGGCTACATCACCGATTGTATGACCGGAGGTCTTTCGCAGATTTTGCTTGATGCTTTCACAATCCGAAGTGTGCAGGGTCAGGTACTCCAAACACGTATGCCAGATGTGTGGCTGAGGGAGTTCTCCATCAGGATCAGTTCTGCTGAGCAGACTCCAAACTTCGTCACACCATAATCCATCATTCATTTCAAATAGGATGTCCAACGCAGCTGAAACTGTGCCTGATGGGGGTGAACTCAAAGCCTGGCGAAGGATCTCAAATCTCCTGGAGCTTTCCATTTCAAAAAGGCTTCGCAGTGCTAACCTCTGTTGATCATTGCGTTCAAATCGCTGGATCAGATCCTGCTCGCGATCGAGGCTAGTCCGGGCAAACGCTTCTAAGACATCCTGACGGGAGACTTCTCCTTCAGTCAGCATTCCCCAGTCACCCAAGACAGCTGCCAGTCTTTGAACGAGTGAATCGGATGCTTCTTCAAAGCGTTCAAGTAAACCGAGAAACTCGTCTGATTCAAATCCCAATCGAACGACGCTAGATTCTGGATGCTTTTCAAGCAGACCATTCTCTATCAGGTTCTGAAACGAAATGGCCACTGTTTCGAGTGAAGGGTGGAGTTTAATCACATGCCGTTCCCAGATCTCAGGCTCTTTGAGAGATTCCAGGTACCCTTCATAGAAATAACTATTGAACCAATCCGCTGTCTCGTCGTAGAAGTCGACGTCAAGCAACTCCCCTGTGATACGGTTGGTCAGACAACAGCCTCGACCATGAAAACGGTACTCCCAATCTGTGTTGGTTGGTACCAGGCCAGTTCGTTCGATGGGAGGATGGCCTAATGCTCCAGCTTCAGCAAGAGCCTTTGGATCTCCGCTCAGCTTATCACGAACAATATGCAGAACGTATTCCTGACGTTGCCGGTGTTTTATGAGGGAACAGAGCGTCCACAGAGACCAAGGAGAAATCGGGAGTGGATTCAAAAGACATTCTGTGATGAACATCTCTCTTTCATCCGACTTCAGACCAGCATCGAGCCGAGAAAGAATCTCCTGGTAAAGCATAGCTTGATTCCTTAGGACGGAACCTGAAATCAAAAAAGCCCCCTAGATTGTACCTAGGTACATTCGAGGGGGCCATTTGACGTAAGTCTAGTACACCCCGCAGGGTTCGAACCTGCAACCTTCGGTTTCGTAAACCGATGCTCTATCCAATTGAGCTAGGGGTGCCTGTCCCGATTGGGAAAGGGTATTTTAGCGAGGCCCTTCTCCCTTTTAAAGCGTTTCGGAAGCTGCATTTGAATCTTTTTAGCAGCTCTTCCCCGGTTTTCGGGGCTCAAATGGTCCTGCAACAAGGATTTTGCCCGTTTTCCGGGCTGATTCAGCCGCTCTGCCTCGCTTTCCCTTTTATGTACGACAATTGACCCCGGTTCCTGGTTCCCGGCTGCGCAAGAAAAAAGGCTCTGTTCTGGCGTAACAGAGCCTGGTATTTCTGAAGGATGGGCAATTTTCAAGTATTGCCCGGTATCCTTTTTTAGTGGTGGTGGTGATGGCCACGATATCCATAGCCGCCGCGATAACCGCTTCTGTATCCACCGCGGTATCCGCCATAATAGCCACCTCGATAGCCGCTACCACTGTAAATGCCGATCCCGAAGGATGGGCTGCTGTAGTAGAAGCCACCTGATCCGTAGCTGGGATAGGAATTATAGTATCCTCGATACCCGTAACTGGGATAAGAATAGCCATAGCCTCCATACCCGTAACCGGAAGAACATCCATGGCCCGCCTGTGCCTGTTGGGTTGGCATCAGCAACAATGCTCCCCCCAGAACCAGCCCCATGCATAATGCCAGTTTCAGTCCTTTTCGTTTTCTGGGCTTTGTCGTTGTGTCTGTACCAACCGTATCTGTGTGATTTTGCATCGTTTCGCTCCTTGGAAAAATGAACCTGAATGAGTGTCACAGACGCGTTGGAATCAGCATCCTCGCTGGTGGTCTGGCACTCGGTTGCAGAACGGTTGAGAATCCTTCACTCATTACTTACTTGTCCGCCTGCCGTAACTCTGAAAATCGCTATAAGCGTGCCAATAACGCACTCTTAAAATTGCTATCCCTAACCTGTTTTTAAAATGAGACTTAGGAGAACAGCAAAATCTGGCAGCAGAGGCGGGGCATGAAAAAGCGTCTCAGT contains:
- a CDS encoding arginine repressor; this encodes MIATDAFDNYWSEIRLSEDYLKTYGHNECFDYEDRSHSSLVYANREVQKHLKSVSQLRMFDGPGENERFSAQNFHEALIDVLNPPERWFRQFWVLNSPEYLALKSGAKNDEDLVLHELNSKTAKPHSDPEVKKKRSAPAGKERFGQNTMLLLHFLLSHHGCNSDNPNNSYLSQSQITKKINEEGIKISQPTVSRSLDSLMREAPSFGRLNGAKKYKLLCEQNEICGVLSGLQVKSNQYLDRELPVLLGISDENIDLLHEKGY
- a CDS encoding tyrosine-type recombinase/integrase; translated protein: MAKKKQSKSEKKIIPKVRIAQPSGRPFQIRYTCPNEKREIRISVGSRDIEDAEQMKAEIEARFLLGLDPQEKKDKVFGPEMAWDDFREEYRVLHLSALRDRTAEDVESRLDIAERIVKPKTLGDMAKSATLQKLKSRLLAGEQGVRGKPRSPHTVRGYLRSILAALNWAYDQDWLETRPKLPRIKTSKNPMKGRPISAAEFKKMLESASEIVGKEAAPSWKYVLQGLWESALRIDELMHLSWDLPGTIRPVWQPGKHPVPEIPAAMQKNDTFQTIPLLPGFEKLILETPETDRNGWIFNPLSLQLKLGRKVRHERPDSDWVGKVISRIGKEAKIIVEQGDEKTGRSIKFASAHDLRRSCGERLRNAGVPPLVIIRIMRHSSWETTQKHYAPGDVQQAAESLHQILVQEESKEQQSDTETSS
- a CDS encoding HEAT repeat domain-containing protein — translated: MLYQEILSRLDAGLKSDEREMFITECLLNPLPISPWSLWTLCSLIKHRQRQEYVLHIVRDKLSGDPKALAEAGALGHPPIERTGLVPTNTDWEYRFHGRGCCLTNRITGELLDVDFYDETADWFNSYFYEGYLESLKEPEIWERHVIKLHPSLETVAISFQNLIENGLLEKHPESSVVRLGFESDEFLGLLERFEEASDSLVQRLAAVLGDWGMLTEGEVSRQDVLEAFARTSLDREQDLIQRFERNDQQRLALRSLFEMESSRRFEILRQALSSPPSGTVSAALDILFEMNDGLWCDEVWSLLSRTDPDGELPQPHIWHTCLEYLTLHTSDCESIKQNLRKTSGHTIGDVAILALKHFPEESLGLFRRALCSTVPNNRIIAASALALIDQPWSHEELLAVLRNSDDQEMTAECRAALREIPRPKLHQIVDEWEYQNPHEAETGEWISMEEAALRRSQGLIRVEMESLHDQVLPLRAIIPPEPPSS